Proteins encoded by one window of Sphingomonas ginkgonis:
- a CDS encoding GNAT family N-acetyltransferase, with amino-acid sequence MAAAPTYRGATAADADAIHRLFVASFTDTFGHLYRPEDLTAFVAGFTRDGWERELRDPAMRFRLAEADGRLLGYAKIGPQTLPFEPRGPALELRQLYLDRDWHGQGVAQQLMRWVLDEAMRMRAEEVFLSVYIDNERAKRFYARYGFERVGRYDFMVGQHADEDIIMRLAL; translated from the coding sequence ATGGCCGCCGCGCCGACCTACCGCGGCGCCACCGCCGCCGACGCCGACGCGATCCACCGCCTGTTCGTCGCCAGCTTCACCGACACGTTCGGCCATCTCTACCGGCCCGAGGACCTCACCGCGTTCGTCGCCGGCTTCACCCGCGACGGGTGGGAGCGCGAGCTGCGCGACCCGGCGATGCGCTTCCGCCTCGCCGAGGCGGACGGGCGGCTGCTCGGCTACGCCAAGATCGGCCCGCAGACGCTGCCGTTCGAGCCGCGCGGCCCGGCGCTCGAGCTCCGCCAGCTCTATCTCGACCGCGACTGGCACGGGCAGGGCGTCGCGCAGCAGCTGATGCGCTGGGTGCTCGACGAGGCGATGCGGATGCGCGCGGAGGAGGTGTTCCTCTCGGTCTACATCGACAATGAGCGGGCCAAGCGCTTCTACGCCCGCTACGGATTCGAGCGGGTGGGCCGCTACGACTTCATGGTCGGGCAGCATGCCGACGAGGACATCATCATGCGGCTGGCGCTGTGA
- the pgeF gene encoding peptidoglycan editing factor PgeF: protein MSAVEVLRSARIAVPHGFLGRRGGTSSGPMWGLNTGLGSGDDPAVVAENRRRAAAAVLPGARLVGVYQVHGADAVVAGGWSDAERPHADALVTDRPGVLLSILTADCAPVLFADAEAGVVGAAHAGWKGALGRVVEATVARMEALGARRERIAAAVGPCIAAPSYEVDEAFRARFRAADEGFDRFFSPGPAGKPHFDLPGFVAARAAAAGLGAVEALGEDTYAQEKRFYSFRRATHRAEPSYGRQLSLIGLAAD from the coding sequence GTGAGCGCGGTCGAGGTGCTGCGCTCGGCGCGGATCGCGGTGCCGCACGGCTTCCTCGGCCGCCGCGGCGGGACCAGCAGCGGCCCGATGTGGGGCCTCAACACCGGCCTGGGCAGCGGCGACGATCCCGCGGTCGTCGCGGAGAACCGGCGGCGCGCGGCGGCGGCGGTGCTGCCCGGCGCGCGGCTGGTCGGGGTCTACCAGGTCCATGGCGCCGACGCGGTGGTCGCGGGCGGCTGGTCGGACGCGGAGCGGCCGCACGCCGACGCGCTGGTCACCGACCGGCCCGGCGTGCTGCTGTCGATCCTCACTGCCGACTGCGCGCCGGTGCTGTTTGCCGATGCCGAGGCGGGGGTGGTCGGCGCCGCCCATGCCGGGTGGAAGGGCGCGCTCGGCAGGGTGGTCGAGGCGACGGTCGCGCGGATGGAGGCGCTCGGCGCCCGGCGCGAGCGGATCGCGGCGGCGGTCGGGCCCTGCATCGCCGCGCCCAGCTACGAGGTCGACGAGGCGTTCCGCGCCCGCTTCCGCGCCGCCGACGAGGGCTTTGACCGCTTCTTCTCGCCCGGGCCCGCGGGCAAGCCGCACTTCGACCTGCCCGGCTTCGTCGCCGCCCGCGCTGCCGCGGCCGGGCTCGGCGCCGTCGAGGCGCTCGGCGAGGACACCTATGCGCAGGAGAAGCGCTTCTACAGCTTTCGCCGGGCCACCCACCGCGCGGAGCCGAGCTACGGCCGGCAGCTCAGCCTGATCGGCCTCGCCGCGGACTGA